The following DNA comes from Halobacillus litoralis.
TCAGCAGGGTGCGGATGAACTTGTTTTTCTCGATATTTCTGCGAGTCATGAAGGAAAGAAAACGATGATCGATGTCGTCCGCTCTGTAGCTTCTGAGCTGGCTATCCCTTTTACTGTGGGTGGAGGTATTCGCACACTTGAAGATATCAAAGAAACACTGCGGCATGGAGCGGACAAGGTCTCCCTCAATTCTTCAGCTGTGCAAACGCCCGCGCTCATTGCTGAAGGAGCCGATTATTTCGGCAGTCAATGTATCGTAGTGGCCATTGATGCCAGATATGATGAAGAAATACAAAACTGGCGCGTCTACACCCATGGAGGACGCACTCCAACCAAATGGTCAGTGACAGATTGGGCGAAAGAAGCGGTACGTTTAGGGGCAGGAGAAATTCTCCTCACTTCAATGAATCAAGACGGGGAGAAAACAGGCTTCGATTTACCACTGTTACAAGCCGTGCAGGAAGTCATCAATGTTCCTGTCATCGCATCTGGTGGCGCTGGCTCAAGTGAGCATTTTTACGAAGTTTTTACCGAAGTGGATGCAGATGCTGCCCTTGCAGCTTCGATTTTTCATTATAAAGAAACCTCAGTGGATAATGTGAAAGCATATCTGAAGGAAAAAGGAGTGCCTGTAAGATGAATATAGATGGAATTAAATTTGATGAGCAGGGCTTAGTGCCGGCAATTGTTCAAGATGCCCGCTCTAAATCTGTCCTGACTTTGGCATATATGAGTGAAGAATCCCTAAGAAAGACATTGCAACTGGAAGAAACGGTTTTTTACAGCCGTTCCCGTCAGGAGTTATGGCATAAAGGAGAAACATCCGGGAACACCCAGAAGGTGACGGGTATTCATTATGACTGTGACCAGGATGCGTTGCTTGTTCAAGTGGTTCCTTCAGGCCCCGCATGTCATAAAGGAGACTACAGTTGCTTTACAGAGTCGCTTACCGTTACGGAAAATAAACAAAAAGAAAATCGGTATGAGATTCTTGACCAGCTTCAGGATGTTTTGGCAGAGAGAAAATCGACTTTACCAAAGGACTCCTACACTTCTAAACTTTTCCAGGAAGGTGTGGACCGCATTGCCAAAAAAATCGGCGAAGAAGCGGGGGAAGTGATCATTGCTGCTAAAAATGATGACCCTGAAGAATTGGCCCTGGAGTCCGCTGATTTATTGTTCCATCTGCTTATGATTTTGACGGATCGTGGAGTG
Coding sequences within:
- the hisIE gene encoding bifunctional phosphoribosyl-AMP cyclohydrolase/phosphoribosyl-ATP diphosphatase HisIE, which produces MNIDGIKFDEQGLVPAIVQDARSKSVLTLAYMSEESLRKTLQLEETVFYSRSRQELWHKGETSGNTQKVTGIHYDCDQDALLVQVVPSGPACHKGDYSCFTESLTVTENKQKENRYEILDQLQDVLAERKSTLPKDSYTSKLFQEGVDRIAKKIGEEAGEVIIAAKNDDPEELALESADLLFHLLMILTDRGVPFDDALRVLEKRHS
- the hisF gene encoding imidazole glycerol phosphate synthase subunit HisF — its product is MLSKRIIPCLDVKEGRVVKGIQFVDIRDAGDPVELAKVYDQQGADELVFLDISASHEGKKTMIDVVRSVASELAIPFTVGGGIRTLEDIKETLRHGADKVSLNSSAVQTPALIAEGADYFGSQCIVVAIDARYDEEIQNWRVYTHGGRTPTKWSVTDWAKEAVRLGAGEILLTSMNQDGEKTGFDLPLLQAVQEVINVPVIASGGAGSSEHFYEVFTEVDADAALAASIFHYKETSVDNVKAYLKEKGVPVR